From one Microbacterium aurum genomic stretch:
- the uvrC gene encoding excinuclease ABC subunit UvrC, with translation MAAALPYKPRPGEIPTQPGVYRFRDADGRVLYVGKAKNLRARLSNYFAPLHTLHERTRRMVTSASSVEWTVVPTDVDSLQLEYMWIKEFDPPYNVRYKDDKSYPYMAITLADEAPRVIVTRNRRIPGARYFGPYPKVWAVHDTIDLMIKVFPIRTCSDSSYKKAMASGRPCFPGQIGRCGGPCSMKVTIEEHRAIVDDFVAFMAGGDQRFTRDLTRRMREASAAMDYESAALYRDRLQAIDAVLSRSSLVLAEDTDADLFGIAEDELSAAVQHFVVRGGRVRGVRATTIDKELDISGADLVDQVLQRTYGPAGPGEIPRQVLVPSLPDDAADLEQWLQERRGKRVSIQVAQRGRKADLMRTATLNAQQALLLHKTRRTSDYTARTKALTDLQVALGLAEAPLRIECYDVSHLSGTNVVASMVVFEDGLPRKDQYRSFGVGETTDDTDSIYQVLTRRLAHVDRDDAAGESGAADAAASAPAGPDGAEAPVVTERKRPRFAYRPQLLVVDGGAPQVAAAARALEDAGHTEIALCGIAKRLEEIWLPGEEYPVILPRTSEALYLLQRLRDEAHRFAITHQRKRRRRDITTVLGEVPGLGQARIKALLRHFGSVAALSQASAEEMTALPGIGPKLAAAIAQRLADREGSSGREASAGGNASAGREAPAVRESSSGR, from the coding sequence ATGGCCGCAGCCCTGCCGTACAAGCCGAGACCGGGCGAGATCCCCACCCAGCCGGGTGTGTACCGCTTCCGCGACGCGGACGGGCGGGTTCTCTACGTCGGCAAGGCGAAGAACCTCCGGGCGCGGTTGTCGAACTACTTCGCGCCGCTGCACACGCTCCACGAGCGGACGCGGCGCATGGTGACGTCGGCGTCGTCGGTGGAGTGGACGGTCGTCCCGACGGACGTCGACTCGCTGCAGCTGGAGTACATGTGGATCAAGGAGTTCGATCCGCCGTACAACGTCCGGTACAAGGACGACAAGTCCTACCCGTACATGGCGATCACGCTCGCCGACGAGGCGCCGCGCGTCATCGTGACCCGCAACCGCCGCATCCCCGGTGCGCGCTACTTCGGTCCGTACCCCAAGGTGTGGGCGGTGCACGACACCATCGATCTGATGATCAAGGTGTTCCCCATCCGGACGTGCTCGGACTCGTCGTACAAGAAGGCGATGGCCTCGGGGCGCCCCTGCTTCCCCGGTCAGATCGGCCGCTGCGGCGGCCCGTGCTCCATGAAGGTCACGATCGAGGAGCACCGCGCGATCGTCGACGACTTCGTCGCGTTCATGGCCGGCGGTGACCAGCGGTTCACACGAGACCTCACGCGGCGCATGCGCGAGGCGTCCGCCGCGATGGACTACGAGTCGGCGGCGCTGTATCGCGACCGGCTGCAGGCGATCGACGCGGTCCTCAGCCGCAGTTCGCTCGTGCTCGCCGAAGACACCGATGCCGACCTGTTCGGCATCGCGGAGGACGAGCTCTCCGCCGCCGTGCAGCACTTCGTGGTGCGCGGCGGACGCGTGCGCGGCGTGAGGGCGACCACGATCGACAAGGAGCTGGACATCTCCGGCGCCGACCTCGTCGACCAGGTGCTCCAGCGCACCTATGGACCGGCCGGGCCCGGCGAGATCCCACGGCAGGTGCTCGTCCCGTCGCTGCCGGACGATGCCGCCGACCTGGAGCAGTGGCTGCAGGAGCGTCGCGGCAAGCGGGTGTCGATCCAGGTGGCACAGCGTGGGCGCAAGGCCGACCTGATGCGGACGGCGACCCTCAACGCTCAGCAGGCCCTGCTGCTGCACAAGACGCGCCGCACGTCCGACTACACCGCACGCACCAAGGCGCTCACCGACCTGCAGGTCGCGCTGGGGCTCGCCGAGGCGCCGCTGCGCATCGAGTGCTACGACGTGTCGCACCTGTCGGGCACCAACGTGGTCGCCTCGATGGTGGTTTTCGAGGACGGTCTGCCGCGCAAGGACCAGTACCGCTCGTTCGGGGTCGGCGAGACCACCGACGACACCGACTCGATCTATCAGGTGCTGACCCGGCGGCTGGCGCACGTGGACCGTGACGATGCTGCGGGCGAGAGCGGGGCGGCGGATGCCGCGGCATCCGCCCCCGCCGGACCGGACGGCGCGGAGGCGCCCGTCGTCACCGAACGCAAGCGCCCCCGCTTCGCCTACCGCCCGCAGCTTCTCGTGGTCGACGGCGGCGCGCCGCAGGTCGCCGCGGCCGCCCGCGCCCTGGAGGATGCCGGGCACACCGAGATCGCTCTGTGCGGCATCGCGAAGCGGCTCGAAGAGATCTGGCTCCCGGGCGAGGAGTACCCGGTCATCCTGCCGCGCACCTCCGAAGCGCTGTACCTGCTGCAGCGGCTGCGCGACGAGGCCCACCGGTTCGCGATCACGCATCAGCGCAAGCGCCGCCGGCGCGACATCACCACGGTGCTCGGCGAGGTGCCCGGCCTCGGGCAGGCGCGCATCAAGGCGCTGCTGCGCCACTTCGGCTCCGTCGCCGCGCTGAGCCAGGCGTCGGCGGAGGAGATGACGGCGCTGCCCGGCATCGGACCCAAGCTGGCGGCCGCGATCGCCCAGCGGCTCGCCGACCGGGAGGGGTCGTCCGGACGGGAGGCATCCGCAGGCGGGAACGCCTCCGCCGGCCGGGAGGCACCCGCCGTCCGGGAGTCATCCTCCGGTCGGTAG
- a CDS encoding diguanylate cyclase encodes MTLDLFTVTVMTALVASVASLTFILDTVIRRDVGPGRLWAVAFFCGLATTVAYMAWSSGVGGALSVAVGNTLFVLVPGFMWVGTRRFNDRPIGYAAGLLAVLAAATFVAALLQADALGSWGGWTTMAACLVALFVAGAIETLRPPLRHIHSSWALAAVLLIAAVFYAVRLTVFLVLGHDSALFSEWLGSISANFVTVTLTVVAAIVTSVLRSHHTSEQRYEWLTEGGVAFDGVMLAGTFAGASADIVERAQWRSEGVALVVIRVEGISEIRTAFGPEVADDITGACRQAVRRYAPASAIVGEDGADRLAVCALATTAADARRLGATIYRGCTEELARSQSGLFPYVSVGVAFTEDAGYDIDRLLDGARDAAQRAAQTPGASVLLDAPSSPSS; translated from the coding sequence ATGACCCTGGATCTGTTCACCGTCACGGTGATGACCGCGCTCGTGGCATCCGTCGCCAGCCTCACCTTCATCCTCGACACCGTCATCCGCCGCGACGTGGGGCCGGGTCGGCTCTGGGCGGTCGCGTTCTTCTGCGGCCTGGCGACGACGGTCGCGTACATGGCCTGGTCCTCCGGCGTCGGTGGCGCACTGTCGGTCGCCGTCGGCAACACCCTGTTCGTGCTCGTGCCCGGGTTCATGTGGGTCGGCACGCGCCGGTTCAACGACCGTCCGATCGGCTACGCAGCGGGTCTGCTCGCGGTGCTGGCCGCGGCGACCTTCGTCGCGGCGCTGCTCCAGGCGGACGCGCTCGGCAGCTGGGGCGGCTGGACGACCATGGCGGCGTGCCTGGTGGCGCTGTTCGTCGCGGGCGCCATCGAGACCCTGCGCCCGCCGCTGCGGCACATCCACAGTTCGTGGGCGCTGGCGGCGGTGCTGCTGATCGCCGCGGTCTTCTACGCCGTCCGGCTGACGGTCTTCCTCGTCCTGGGTCACGACAGCGCGCTGTTCTCGGAATGGCTCGGGTCGATCAGTGCCAACTTCGTCACGGTCACGCTGACCGTTGTCGCCGCCATCGTCACCTCGGTGCTGCGTTCGCACCACACCTCCGAGCAGCGCTACGAATGGCTCACGGAGGGCGGCGTGGCCTTCGACGGCGTCATGCTCGCCGGGACGTTCGCCGGCGCGAGCGCCGACATCGTCGAGCGGGCGCAGTGGCGGTCGGAGGGGGTGGCGCTCGTGGTCATCCGCGTCGAGGGCATCTCGGAGATCCGCACGGCGTTCGGTCCCGAGGTCGCCGATGACATCACCGGGGCCTGCCGGCAGGCCGTGCGCCGCTACGCGCCCGCCTCGGCGATCGTCGGCGAGGACGGGGCCGATCGCCTGGCCGTGTGCGCGCTGGCGACGACGGCCGCCGACGCGCGACGCCTGGGCGCGACGATCTACCGCGGCTGCACCGAGGAGCTCGCCCGCTCGCAGTCGGGCCTGTTCCCGTACGTCAGCGTCGGTGTCGCCTTCACCGAGGATGCCGGCTATGACATCGACCGACTGCTGGATGGTGCGCGCGACGCGGCGCAGCGTGCCGCACAGACGCCCGGTGCTTCGGTGCTCCTCGATGCGCCGTCGTCGCCGTCGTCGTGA
- the uvrB gene encoding excinuclease ABC subunit UvrB, whose product MQTTRSVRPFEVVSEYEPSGDQPQAIAELAARINAGETDVVLLGATGTGKSATTAWLVEQVQRPTLVLAHNKTLAAQLANEFRELMPHNAVEYFVSYYDYYQPEAYVPQTDTFIEKDSSINAEVERLRHSTTNSLLSRRDVVVVSTVSCIYGLGAPEEYLRAMVALQVGERYDRDALIRKFIAMQYNRNDVDFSRGNFRVRGDTIEIIPVYEEYAVRIELFGDEIEALYMLHPLTGDVVQRLDSVPIFPASHYVAGTDTVQRAIGTIEHELGERLKQLEGQGKLLEAQRLRMRTTFDLEMLQQLGFCSGIENYSRHLDGRQPGEPPHTLLDFFPDDFLLVIDESHVTVPQIGAMYEGDASRKRTLVDHGFRLPSALDNRPLRFDEFKNRIGQTVYLSATPGRYEMGIADGVVEQIIRPTGLVDPQIIVKPSKGQIDDLLEEIRVRVERDERVLVTTLTKKMAEELTDFLGEHGVRVRYLHSDVDTLRRVELLTELRQGVYDVLVGINLLREGLDLPEVSLVAILDADKEGFLRSGTSLIQTIGRAARNVSGEVHMYADNMTDSMRSAIDETERRREKQIAYNTEHGIDPQPLRKKIADITDVLAREASDTQELLGGRATAKNKSGKGKSPTPQLRREGIAAEGAMQLEATIEDLTAQMLAAASELKFELAGRLRDEVQDLKKELRAMERAGHA is encoded by the coding sequence ATGCAGACCACACGCTCCGTGCGCCCCTTCGAGGTCGTCAGCGAGTACGAGCCCAGCGGCGACCAGCCGCAGGCGATCGCCGAGCTGGCGGCACGCATCAACGCCGGCGAGACCGACGTCGTGCTACTGGGCGCGACGGGTACCGGCAAGTCGGCCACGACCGCATGGCTCGTCGAACAGGTGCAGCGGCCGACGCTCGTGCTCGCGCACAACAAGACCCTCGCAGCCCAGCTGGCCAACGAGTTCCGCGAGCTCATGCCGCACAACGCCGTCGAGTACTTCGTCAGCTACTACGACTACTACCAGCCTGAGGCGTACGTCCCGCAGACCGACACCTTCATCGAGAAGGACTCCTCGATCAACGCCGAGGTCGAGCGCCTGCGCCACTCCACCACGAACTCGCTGCTGAGCCGGCGTGACGTCGTCGTTGTCTCGACCGTGTCGTGCATCTACGGCCTCGGCGCGCCCGAGGAGTATCTGCGGGCGATGGTCGCGCTGCAGGTGGGGGAGCGGTACGACCGCGACGCGCTCATCCGCAAGTTCATCGCGATGCAGTACAACCGCAACGACGTGGACTTCTCCCGCGGCAACTTCCGGGTGCGCGGCGACACCATCGAGATCATCCCGGTGTACGAGGAGTACGCCGTGCGCATCGAGCTGTTCGGCGACGAGATCGAGGCGCTGTACATGCTGCATCCGCTCACCGGCGATGTCGTGCAGCGGCTCGACAGCGTGCCGATCTTCCCGGCATCCCACTACGTCGCCGGCACCGACACGGTCCAGCGCGCCATCGGGACGATCGAGCACGAGCTCGGCGAGCGGCTGAAGCAGCTCGAAGGGCAGGGCAAGCTCCTCGAAGCGCAGCGGCTGCGCATGCGCACGACGTTCGATCTCGAGATGCTGCAGCAACTCGGCTTCTGCTCCGGCATCGAGAACTACTCGCGCCACCTCGACGGCCGTCAGCCCGGCGAGCCGCCCCACACGCTCCTGGACTTCTTCCCCGACGACTTCCTGCTCGTGATCGACGAGTCGCACGTGACGGTGCCGCAGATCGGCGCGATGTACGAGGGGGATGCCTCGCGCAAGCGCACGCTCGTCGACCACGGCTTCCGACTGCCCAGCGCCCTGGACAACCGTCCCCTGCGCTTCGACGAGTTCAAGAACCGCATCGGCCAGACCGTGTACCTGTCGGCGACGCCCGGCCGGTACGAGATGGGCATCGCCGACGGTGTCGTCGAGCAGATCATCCGCCCGACCGGCCTCGTCGACCCGCAGATCATCGTCAAGCCCTCGAAGGGACAGATCGACGATCTGCTCGAGGAGATCCGCGTGCGCGTCGAGCGGGACGAGCGGGTGCTCGTGACGACCCTCACCAAGAAGATGGCCGAGGAGCTCACCGACTTCCTCGGCGAGCACGGCGTGCGCGTGCGGTACCTCCACTCCGACGTCGACACCCTGCGGCGCGTGGAGCTGCTCACCGAACTGCGTCAGGGCGTCTACGACGTGCTGGTCGGCATCAACCTGCTGCGCGAGGGCCTCGACCTGCCCGAGGTGTCGCTCGTCGCGATCCTCGATGCCGACAAGGAGGGGTTCCTCCGCAGCGGCACCTCGCTCATCCAGACGATCGGCCGTGCGGCGCGCAACGTGTCGGGCGAGGTGCACATGTACGCCGACAACATGACCGACTCGATGCGCTCGGCCATCGACGAGACCGAGCGCCGGCGCGAGAAGCAGATCGCCTACAACACCGAGCACGGCATCGACCCCCAGCCGCTGCGCAAGAAGATCGCCGACATCACCGACGTGCTGGCCCGCGAGGCCTCCGACACGCAGGAGCTGCTCGGCGGTCGTGCCACGGCGAAGAACAAGTCCGGCAAGGGCAAGTCGCCCACCCCGCAGCTGCGGCGCGAGGGCATCGCCGCCGAGGGCGCCATGCAGCTGGAGGCGACGATCGAGGATCTCACCGCCCAGATGCTCGCCGCCGCATCGGAGTTGAAGTTCGAGCTGGCGGGGCGCCTGCGCGACGAGGTGCAGGACCTGAAGAAGGAGTTGCGCGCGATGGAGCGCGCCGGGCACGCGTGA
- a CDS encoding MarR family winged helix-turn-helix transcriptional regulator — protein sequence MDPRDDLLKLDNQLCFALVTAARNVVSIYRPVLEPLGLTHPQYLVMLALWEHAPRSLANLAGELAMEPATLSPLVKRLEAQGLVSRARNADDERQLDITITSAGGALRERALGVPEQIMARVGMDAGELAALRDALAPFAGRRPPAAGDPVAAGASSRRAHAGTAATP from the coding sequence ATGGACCCCCGCGATGACCTGTTGAAGCTCGACAACCAGCTCTGCTTCGCCCTGGTCACCGCGGCCCGCAACGTCGTCTCGATCTATCGCCCGGTGCTCGAGCCGCTCGGGCTCACGCACCCGCAGTACCTCGTCATGCTGGCGCTGTGGGAGCATGCCCCGCGCTCGCTCGCGAACCTCGCGGGGGAGCTGGCGATGGAGCCGGCGACGCTCTCCCCGCTCGTGAAGCGCCTGGAGGCGCAGGGGCTCGTCTCCCGCGCGCGCAACGCCGACGACGAACGGCAGCTCGACATCACGATCACGTCAGCCGGCGGCGCCCTGCGCGAACGCGCGCTGGGCGTGCCGGAGCAGATCATGGCTCGTGTCGGGATGGATGCCGGTGAGCTCGCCGCCCTCCGCGACGCCCTCGCTCCCTTCGCCGGGCGCCGACCACCGGCCGCGGGAGACCCGGTCGCGGCCGGTGCGAGTTCGCGCAGAGCGCACGCCGGAACGGCTGCGACGCCCTGA
- the coaE gene encoding dephospho-CoA kinase has protein sequence MPLIALTGGIASGKSTIARRLAEHGAVIVDADAIVRDVQAPGSPVLERIAAAFGGEMLTADGALDRAALGGVVFGDPDALARLNGIVHPAVREESARRFAAAFAADPGAVVVYDVPLLVEARVDDPWDLIVVAHAPASVRIARLVSLRGLTEDDARARIASQVDDAARLAVADVVIDTAGTLEHTIAQTDALWRRLQATG, from the coding sequence ATGCCTCTCATCGCGCTGACCGGAGGGATCGCCTCCGGCAAGTCGACGATCGCGCGTCGTCTCGCCGAGCACGGTGCGGTGATCGTCGACGCCGACGCGATCGTCCGCGACGTGCAGGCACCGGGCTCGCCCGTGCTGGAGCGGATCGCGGCGGCCTTCGGCGGCGAGATGCTCACTGCGGACGGCGCGCTCGACCGTGCCGCGCTCGGCGGCGTCGTCTTCGGCGACCCCGACGCCCTCGCGCGCCTGAACGGCATCGTGCACCCCGCCGTACGGGAGGAGTCGGCGCGGCGCTTCGCGGCGGCGTTCGCCGCCGATCCGGGCGCGGTCGTCGTCTACGACGTGCCGCTGCTGGTGGAGGCGCGCGTCGACGATCCCTGGGATCTCATCGTCGTGGCGCATGCCCCGGCATCCGTCCGCATCGCGCGTCTCGTCTCGCTGCGGGGGCTGACCGAGGACGACGCCCGCGCCCGCATCGCCTCGCAGGTCGACGACGCCGCCCGTCTGGCGGTCGCCGATGTCGTGATCGACACCGCCGGCACGCTCGAGCACACGATCGCGCAGACCGACGCGCTGTGGCGTCGGCTCCAGGCGACCGGCTGA
- the uvrA gene encoding excinuclease ABC subunit UvrA yields the protein MPIVPVAASKLSVRGARVHNLKNVDLDIPRDALVVFTGLSGSGKSSLAFDTIFAEGQRRYVESLSAYARQFLGQVDRPDVDFIEGLSPAVSIDQKSTNRNPRSTVGTITEIHDYMRLLWARIGVPHCPECGAQIQRQTVQQIADQLMELPERTRYQIVAPVVTQKKGEFVDLFKELSAKGYARAVVDGDLIQLAEPPALKKSYKHDIAVVVDRLVAAPDILGRITDSVETALGLAGGIMQVNYVDEEGDAAWQSFSEKLSCPNGHPLQLTEIEPRTFSFNAPFGACPACSGLGTRMSVDVDLMLGDEDLSINEGVIIPWTTQGKGLYQYYERLLVGLADDLGFSLDTPWRKLPDEVKEAVLRGENYKVTVKWRNRYGREMRYSSGFEGVVPYIERQYTQAESDTQRQRWAEYLREVPCPVCTGDRLKPEVLAVLVHGHSIADASRLSLGEAQTYFAELQLTDREAKIAAAVLREIRARLDFLIQVGLNYLSLGRAAGTLSGGEAQRIRLATQIGSGLTGVLYVLDEPSIGLHQRDNRRLIETLVRLKDLGNTLIVVEHDEETVHASDWIVDIGPRAGVDGGEVVHSGPLASLLEEDRSLTGAYLSGRRSIETPAKRRKIDRKRMLTVVGARENNLQNVTAEFPLGVLTAVTGVSGSGKSSLVNGILYEVLATKLNGARRVAGKHTRVTGLDNLDKVVHVDQAPIGRTPRSNPATYTGVFDRIRTLFSETIEAKTRGYQPGRFSFNVKGGRCEACSGDGTIKIEMNFLPDVYVDCEVCHGKRYNRDTLSVHYKGKNIAEVLEMPIAEAAEFFEPIQAIHRYLQTLVDVGLGYVRLGQSATTLSGGEAQRVKLATELQRRSNGRSVYVLDEPTTGLHFEDVSRLLQVLNGLVDKGNTVIVIEHNLDVIKSADWIIDLGPEGGSGGGRIVATGTPEQVARVEGSHTGAFLAEVLEGRSLAGRGEERELERKAG from the coding sequence GTGCCTATTGTCCCCGTCGCAGCGTCGAAACTCAGTGTCCGCGGAGCCCGTGTCCACAACCTCAAGAACGTGGATCTCGACATCCCACGGGACGCCCTCGTGGTCTTCACCGGCCTGTCCGGATCGGGCAAGTCGAGCCTCGCGTTCGACACGATCTTCGCCGAGGGTCAGCGCCGCTACGTCGAGTCGCTGAGCGCGTACGCGCGCCAGTTCCTCGGTCAGGTCGACCGGCCCGACGTCGACTTCATCGAGGGCCTCTCACCCGCCGTCTCGATCGACCAGAAGTCCACCAACCGCAACCCGCGGTCCACGGTCGGCACGATCACCGAGATCCACGACTACATGCGCCTGCTGTGGGCGCGCATCGGAGTGCCGCACTGCCCCGAGTGCGGCGCGCAGATCCAGCGCCAGACGGTGCAGCAGATCGCCGACCAGCTCATGGAGCTGCCGGAGCGGACGCGCTACCAGATCGTCGCGCCGGTCGTGACGCAGAAGAAGGGCGAGTTCGTCGATCTCTTCAAGGAGCTCTCCGCGAAGGGATACGCGCGCGCCGTCGTCGACGGCGACCTCATCCAGCTCGCCGAGCCGCCCGCGCTGAAGAAGAGCTACAAGCACGACATCGCCGTCGTCGTCGACCGGCTCGTCGCCGCCCCCGACATCCTCGGTCGCATCACCGACTCCGTCGAGACGGCGCTGGGGCTGGCCGGCGGCATCATGCAGGTCAACTACGTCGACGAAGAGGGGGATGCCGCGTGGCAGAGCTTCAGTGAGAAGCTCTCGTGCCCCAACGGGCATCCGCTGCAGCTGACCGAGATCGAGCCGCGCACCTTCTCGTTCAACGCGCCGTTCGGGGCGTGCCCGGCCTGCTCGGGCCTGGGGACGCGCATGTCCGTCGACGTCGATCTCATGCTCGGCGACGAGGACCTCTCGATCAATGAGGGCGTCATCATCCCGTGGACGACGCAGGGCAAGGGCCTCTACCAGTACTACGAGCGACTGCTCGTCGGTCTCGCCGACGACCTGGGCTTCTCACTGGACACTCCGTGGCGGAAGCTGCCGGACGAGGTCAAGGAGGCCGTGCTGCGCGGCGAGAACTACAAGGTCACGGTGAAGTGGCGCAACCGCTACGGCCGCGAGATGCGGTACTCGTCGGGATTCGAGGGCGTCGTGCCCTACATCGAGCGCCAGTACACGCAGGCCGAATCCGACACCCAGCGCCAGCGCTGGGCCGAGTACCTGCGCGAGGTGCCCTGCCCCGTCTGCACCGGCGACCGGCTCAAGCCCGAAGTGCTCGCGGTGCTCGTGCACGGGCACTCCATCGCCGACGCGTCGCGGCTGAGCCTCGGCGAGGCGCAGACGTACTTCGCCGAGCTTCAGCTCACCGACCGCGAGGCGAAGATCGCCGCCGCCGTGCTGCGCGAGATCCGCGCGCGCCTGGACTTCCTCATCCAGGTCGGTCTGAACTATCTGAGCCTCGGCCGCGCGGCCGGCACCCTCTCCGGCGGCGAAGCGCAGCGCATCCGGCTCGCGACCCAGATCGGCTCGGGCCTGACCGGCGTGCTGTACGTGCTCGACGAGCCGTCGATCGGCCTGCACCAGCGCGACAACCGGCGCCTCATCGAGACGCTCGTGCGTCTGAAGGATCTCGGCAACACGCTCATCGTCGTCGAGCACGACGAAGAGACCGTGCACGCGTCGGACTGGATCGTCGACATCGGCCCCCGCGCCGGAGTCGACGGCGGCGAGGTCGTCCATTCCGGACCGCTGGCCTCGCTGCTGGAGGAGGACAGGTCGCTGACCGGTGCATACCTCAGCGGGCGCCGCTCGATCGAGACGCCCGCGAAGCGCCGCAAGATCGACCGCAAGCGGATGCTGACGGTGGTCGGCGCCCGCGAGAACAACCTGCAGAACGTGACGGCGGAGTTCCCGCTCGGCGTCTTGACGGCGGTCACCGGCGTGAGCGGCTCGGGCAAGTCGTCGCTGGTCAACGGCATCCTGTACGAAGTCCTCGCCACGAAGCTCAACGGCGCCCGCCGCGTGGCCGGCAAGCACACCCGCGTGACCGGGCTCGACAACCTCGACAAGGTCGTGCACGTGGACCAGGCGCCGATCGGTCGCACGCCCCGGTCGAACCCGGCGACCTACACCGGCGTCTTCGACCGCATTCGTACCCTGTTCAGCGAGACGATCGAGGCGAAGACGCGCGGCTACCAGCCGGGACGGTTCAGCTTCAACGTCAAGGGCGGACGCTGCGAGGCGTGCTCGGGTGACGGCACGATCAAGATCGAGATGAACTTCCTGCCCGACGTGTACGTCGACTGCGAGGTCTGCCACGGCAAGCGCTACAACCGCGACACGCTCAGCGTGCACTACAAGGGCAAGAACATCGCCGAAGTCCTCGAGATGCCGATCGCGGAGGCGGCGGAGTTCTTCGAGCCGATCCAGGCGATCCACCGCTACCTGCAGACGCTCGTCGACGTCGGCCTCGGCTACGTGCGGCTCGGGCAGTCGGCGACGACGCTGTCCGGCGGCGAGGCGCAGCGCGTCAAGCTCGCCACCGAACTGCAGCGCCGGTCCAACGGCCGCAGCGTCTACGTGCTCGACGAGCCCACGACCGGCCTGCACTTCGAAGACGTCTCCCGGCTGCTGCAGGTGCTGAACGGGCTCGTCGACAAGGGCAACACCGTCATCGTCATCGAGCACAACCTCGACGTCATCAAGTCGGCCGACTGGATCATCGACCTGGGGCCCGAGGGCGGGTCCGGCGGCGGCCGGATCGTCGCGACGGGCACGCCCGAGCAGGTCGCCCGGGTCGAGGGCAGCCACACCGGCGCGTTCCTCGCCGAGGTCCTGGAGGGCAGGTCCCTCGCCGGCCGCGGCGAGGAGCGCGAGCTCGAGCGCAAGGCGGGCTGA